The proteins below come from a single Serratia ficaria genomic window:
- a CDS encoding flagellar basal body P-ring protein FlgI: MIKKFLMALLIGTISLAAAAERIRDLVTVQGVRDNALIGYGLVVGLDGSGDQTMQTPFTTQSLSNMLSQLGITVPPGTNMQLKNVAAVMVTARLPPFSRTGQNIDVVVSSMGNAKSLRGGTLLMTPLKGVDNQVYALAQGNVLVGGAGATAGGSSVQVNQLAGGRISNGATIERELPTTFGSGGVINLQLNDEDFTLAQQISDAINRQRGGGTASPLDARTIQVLVPQGNSSQVRFLAEIQNINVSVGAIDAKVIINSRTGSVVMNRDVILDSCAVAQGNLSVVVDRQNTVSQPNTPFGGGQTVVTPNTQISVQQQGGSLQKVNASANLNNVIRALNALGATPIDLMSILQAMQSAGCLRAKLEII, from the coding sequence ATAAGTCTGGCGGCGGCGGCGGAGCGCATCCGCGATCTGGTGACGGTGCAAGGGGTGCGCGACAACGCCCTGATCGGCTATGGGCTGGTGGTGGGGCTGGACGGCTCGGGCGACCAGACCATGCAGACGCCGTTCACCACCCAGAGCCTGAGCAACATGCTGTCGCAGCTGGGCATCACCGTGCCGCCGGGCACCAACATGCAGCTGAAAAACGTCGCGGCGGTGATGGTGACCGCCAGGCTGCCGCCGTTTTCGCGCACCGGGCAGAATATCGACGTGGTGGTGTCCTCGATGGGCAACGCCAAAAGCCTGCGCGGCGGCACCTTGCTGATGACGCCGCTGAAAGGCGTGGATAACCAGGTCTACGCGCTGGCGCAGGGCAACGTGCTGGTGGGCGGCGCCGGCGCGACGGCCGGCGGCAGCAGCGTGCAGGTCAATCAGCTGGCGGGCGGGCGCATCAGCAACGGCGCCACCATCGAACGCGAACTGCCGACCACCTTCGGCAGCGGCGGGGTTATCAACCTGCAGCTGAATGACGAAGACTTCACCCTGGCGCAGCAGATCAGCGACGCCATCAACCGCCAGCGCGGCGGCGGCACCGCTTCACCGCTCGACGCCCGCACCATTCAGGTGCTGGTGCCGCAGGGCAACAGCTCGCAGGTGCGCTTCCTGGCGGAAATTCAGAATATCAACGTCAGCGTCGGGGCGATCGACGCCAAGGTGATCATCAACTCGCGCACCGGTTCGGTGGTGATGAACCGCGATGTGATCCTGGACTCTTGCGCGGTGGCGCAAGGCAACCTGTCGGTGGTGGTCGATCGGCAAAATACCGTCAGCCAGCCGAATACGCCGTTTGGCGGCGGGCAGACGGTGGTGACGCCGAACACCCAGATATCGGTGCAGCAGCAGGGCGGATCGCTGCAGAAGGTTAACGCCAGCGCCAATCTGAACAACGTCATTCGCGCGCTGAATGCGCTGGGCGCCACGCCGATCGACCTGATGTCGATCCTGCAGGCGATGCAGAGCGCCGGCTGCCTGCGCGCCAAGCTGGAAATTATCTGA